One region of Acidimicrobiia bacterium genomic DNA includes:
- a CDS encoding hydantoinase/oxoprolinase family protein, with amino-acid sequence MTAPRVLGVDVGGTFTDFVSWDGTVLEAGKVSSTPDDQSRAVIEGATALAATPDRLIHGTTVATNALLERRGAKTALVTTEGFEDVIEIGRQDRPSLYDPFADRPDPLVPAERRVGVGRDGTIGADFADRIGDAEAVAVSLLYGFEMESIERAVADEVAKLRPNALVSLSSSVVPEFREYERTATTVVNAFLAPETSRYLGHLAKRAGAAGLPEDIAVMRSSGGLISIDEARALPASILLSGPAGGVVAAAALGTAMGRHTVISFDMGGTSTDVCRIEGGRPEVTYERTVADFPCRMPAVAIHTVGAGGGSVGWIDEGGSLRVGPRSAGARPGPACYGRGGIEPAVTDADLCLGRIGGTLAGGLALDHDAAIAALATVGEALGLDVDAVAAGIVTIVEEVMAGAIRRVSVEEGADPRGATLVAFGGAGGLHASSLARSLGMASAVVAPYAGVFSAVGLLLSPPRVDVARGTLLTEVGATAIDRLGDELEAAALGRLGRPDEAAVSRLVDARYMGQSHELTLPLEPGAGWGHLTARFHEAHLDRNGFAMETDPIEVVAVRAEAVGRPVLRWEDLPEHRPAGAARIGVRQVPVEGEVVEVTVWRREGLMPGAVVAGPAVVAEAEATTWVGKGEQATIHDTGALEIEW; translated from the coding sequence GTGACCGCGCCGCGGGTGCTCGGGGTCGACGTTGGCGGCACGTTCACGGACTTCGTCTCGTGGGACGGCACCGTCCTCGAGGCGGGCAAGGTCTCGTCGACCCCGGACGACCAGAGCCGGGCGGTGATAGAAGGTGCCACTGCGCTGGCGGCGACGCCGGACCGCTTGATCCATGGGACGACCGTCGCGACGAACGCCCTCCTCGAGCGGAGAGGCGCCAAGACGGCCCTGGTGACGACCGAGGGCTTCGAGGACGTCATCGAGATCGGCAGGCAGGATCGGCCGTCGTTGTACGACCCGTTCGCCGACCGTCCCGACCCGCTCGTACCGGCGGAACGGCGGGTGGGGGTCGGACGCGACGGAACGATCGGCGCCGACTTCGCCGACCGCATCGGTGACGCCGAGGCGGTCGCGGTGAGTCTGCTGTACGGCTTCGAGATGGAGTCGATCGAGCGGGCAGTAGCCGACGAGGTCGCCAAGCTGCGCCCGAACGCACTCGTCAGCCTGTCGAGCTCGGTCGTCCCCGAGTTCCGGGAGTACGAGAGGACGGCGACCACGGTCGTCAACGCCTTCCTCGCTCCCGAGACGTCCCGCTACCTGGGCCACCTGGCGAAGCGTGCCGGCGCAGCCGGTCTGCCGGAGGACATCGCGGTGATGCGCAGCTCCGGGGGGCTCATCTCGATCGACGAGGCCCGGGCGCTCCCGGCCTCGATCCTGCTGTCGGGCCCGGCCGGCGGCGTTGTTGCGGCGGCAGCCCTCGGTACCGCCATGGGACGCCACACAGTGATCTCGTTCGACATGGGCGGCACGTCGACGGACGTCTGCCGCATCGAGGGAGGGCGGCCGGAGGTCACCTACGAGCGCACGGTCGCCGACTTCCCATGCCGGATGCCTGCCGTCGCCATCCACACCGTCGGGGCGGGAGGTGGGAGCGTCGGGTGGATCGACGAAGGCGGCTCACTCCGCGTCGGACCCCGCTCCGCCGGGGCCCGGCCGGGCCCGGCGTGCTACGGGCGTGGTGGGATCGAGCCGGCCGTCACCGACGCCGATCTCTGTCTCGGACGCATCGGCGGCACCCTGGCCGGCGGGCTCGCCCTCGATCACGACGCCGCCATTGCGGCGCTGGCGACCGTCGGAGAGGCGCTCGGTCTCGACGTCGACGCCGTCGCCGCCGGGATCGTCACCATCGTCGAGGAGGTGATGGCGGGTGCCATCAGGCGCGTGTCCGTGGAGGAAGGGGCGGATCCGCGGGGGGCGACGCTGGTCGCTTTCGGAGGTGCCGGAGGGCTGCACGCCTCCTCGCTGGCACGCTCCCTCGGCATGGCGAGCGCCGTCGTCGCCCCGTACGCAGGCGTGTTCTCGGCTGTCGGGCTGCTGCTCAGCCCGCCGCGTGTCGACGTCGCCCGGGGAACGCTGCTCACGGAGGTCGGAGCGACGGCCATCGATCGCCTGGGCGACGAGCTGGAGGCCGCCGCGCTTGGACGGCTCGGGCGCCCAGACGAGGCTGCGGTGTCGCGCCTCGTCGACGCCCGCTACATGGGGCAGTCCCACGAGCTCACGCTCCCCCTCGAGCCGGGGGCCGGATGGGGGCACCTCACCGCTCGTTTCCACGAGGCTCACCTGGATCGAAACGGCTTCGCCATGGAGACGGACCCGATCGAGGTCGTCGCCGTCCGGGCGGAGGCCGTCGGGCGGCCGGTGCTGCGTTGGGAAGACCTCCCCGAGCACCGCCCGGCTGGTGCCGCACGGATCGGAGTCAGGCAGGTCCCGGTCGAGGGCGAGGTGGTGGAGGTCACGGTGTGGCGCAGGGAGGGGCTCATGCCGGGAGCCGTCGTGGCGGGGCCCGCCGTCGTCGCCGAGGCCGAGGCGACGACGTGGGTGGGGAAGGGCGAGCAGGCGACGATCCACGACACGGGCGCACTGGAGATCGAGTGGTGA
- a CDS encoding NifU N-terminal domain-containing protein translates to MPVTVENTPNPNALKFTVGADVGGPRTFVAGRETDDPVAAALVGIDGVTSVFMSADFVTLSKRPEASWDEIAPAAADVLERHYG, encoded by the coding sequence ATGCCTGTCACCGTCGAGAACACGCCGAACCCGAACGCCCTGAAGTTCACGGTCGGGGCCGATGTCGGTGGCCCGAGGACCTTCGTCGCAGGCAGGGAAACCGACGACCCGGTCGCCGCGGCGCTCGTGGGAATCGACGGTGTGACGAGCGTCTTCATGAGCGCCGACTTCGTGACGCTCTCGAAGCGTCCCGAAGCGTCGTGGGACGAGATCGCGCCGGCGGCCGCCGACGTGCTCGAGCGGCATTACGGCTGA